The following are from one region of the Lynx canadensis isolate LIC74 chromosome D4, mLynCan4.pri.v2, whole genome shotgun sequence genome:
- the LOC115508130 gene encoding beta-lactoglobulin-2: protein MAGVPEVLTCRPRTPYKGPSPRPGLPQSRELSATTAAAMKCLLLALGLALVCGLQAATVPLTIEDLDIRQVAGTWHSMAMAASDISLLDSETAPLRVYVQELRPTPGDNLEIILRKWENHACIEGNIMAQRTEDPAVFTVDYQGERKISVLDTDYTHYMFFCMEAPAPGMENGMMCQYLARTLKADNEVMEKFDRALQTLPVHIRIILDLTQGKEQCRV, encoded by the exons ATGGCTGGGGTCCCAGAGGTCCTGACTTGCAGGCCCCGGACCCCGTATAAGGGCCCGAGCCCCCGGCCTGGCCTTCCTCAGTCCCGGGAGCTCAGCGCCACCACAGCCGCAGCCATGAAGTGCCTCCTGCTCGCCCTGGGCCTGGCCCTCGTGTGTGGCCTCCAGGCCGCCACCGTCCCCCTGACCATAGAGGACCTGGATATAAGACAG gtggCTGGGACGTGGCACTCCATGGCCATGGCGGCCAGCGACATCTCCCTCCTGGACTCGGAGACCGCCCCGCTGAGAGTGTACGTCCAGGAGCTGAGACCCACGCCCGGGGACAACCTGGAGATCATTCTGCGCAAATG GGAAAACCACGCATGCATCGAGGGGAACATCATGGCCCAGAGGACCGAGGACCCAGCCGTGTTCACGGTCGACT ACCAGGGGGAAAGAAAGATCTCCGTGCTGGACACTGACTACACCCACTACATGTTTTTCTGCATGGAGGCCCCAGCGCCCGGCATGGAGAACGGCATGATGTGCCAGTACCTGG CCAGGACCCTGAAGGCCGACAACGAGGTCATGGAGAAATTCGACAGAGCCCTCCAGACTCTGCCCGTGCACATCCGGATCATCCTGGACCTGACCCAGGGGAAGG AGCAGTGCCGCGTCTAG